The following are from one region of the Lepeophtheirus salmonis chromosome 8, UVic_Lsal_1.4, whole genome shotgun sequence genome:
- the twf gene encoding twinfilin-2-B, producing MSHQTGISPNAELQSIFASCGDNEEVRFISVIIQNEELACAGTEIKTCSSVELDWTKELVLKYFKEHTPSFGFFRKCTDEWILISWSPDDSPVRNKMLYASTKATLKTKFGSNRIVDELFGTVHSDLTYEGYKLHLKSVAVSGPLTNEEKEREEVKRASSGTVGINSRCETMKGLMFPLSSSLKDSLHQLKSDNINNYIQISIDVDKEIFNLEYTEQNLSITDLQNKVPSETPRYHLFCFKHTYEGEYKESCVFIYSMPGYNCSIKERMLYSSCNNNIVEVIQNLGIPIFKKIQIQSGDELSEDFLIDELYPKQTLVKQKFSRPAPPTRGKRRITKPPTSN from the exons atgtCTCACCAAACCGGGATTTCTCCAAATGCTGAACTTCAAAGTATATTCGCGTCTTGTGGAGACAACGAAGAGGTCCGCTTCATTTCTGTTATCATTCAAAATGAGGAACTTGCTTGTGCCGGAACGGAAATCAAAACCTGCTCTTCAGTTGAGTTGGATTGGACAAAggaattagttttaaaatactttaagg AGCATACACCAAGTTTCGGCTTTTTTAGAAAGTGTACTGATGAGTGGATCCTAATCAGTTGGTCCCCCGATGACTCCCCCGTCcgaaataaaatgttatacgCCTCCACCAAAGCTACTCTCAAAACTAAATTCGGAAGTAATCGAATTGTAGACGAGCTTTTTGGAACAGTTCATAGTGATCTCACTTATGAAGGCTACAAACTTCACCTCAAGTCAGTTGCCGTCTCAGGACCTCTTACTAACGAAGAGAAAGAAAGGGAAGAGGTGAAGAGAGCCTCTTCTGGAACTGTAGGCATAAATTCAAGATGTGAAACCATGAAAGGACTCATGTTTCCCTTATCATCTTCGCTTAAAGACAGCCTTCATCAATTGAAATCtgataatatcaataattatattcaaattagtaTTGATGTAGATAAAGAGATCTTCAATCTAGAATATACTGAACAAAACCTGTCAATCACCGACTTGCAGAATAAAGTACCCAGTGAGACTCCCCGCTaccatttgttttgttttaaacataCCTATGAAGGAGAATACAAGGAATCTTGTG tttttatatattcaatgcCTGGTTATAATTGCTCAATTAAAGAAAGGATGCTCTATTCAAGCTGTAACAATAATATTGTGGAAGTAATACAGAATTTGGGTatacctatttttaaaaaa atacaaattCAATCTGGGGATGAGCTGTCAGAAGATTTTTTGATTGACGAGCTCTATCCAAAGCAAACTTTGGTTAAACAAAAGTTTTCTCGTCCTGCTCCTCCTACTCGTGGAAAAAGACGGATCACAAAGCCCCCaacatcaaattaa
- the fand gene encoding pre-mRNA-splicing factor syf1 homolog, producing MAVVLEEEDLPFEEDILRNPSSIRPWLRYIEHKKSTSRVNLIFERALKELPGSYKLWYAYLTLRQKHTIKRVPTDPQYEVLNNAYERALVFMHKMPRIWIQYAEFLYKYQRKVTRTRRVLDRALRALPVTQHDRIWPIYTAFIESHGEALKETGIRVYRRYMQLSPEGAVEDFIDYLIRVKKLDDASVLLTRLVNGNDRAFSEFVSKRGKSNYALWNDLCKLISENPSEIKSLNVDAIIRSGLRRYTDQVGHLWCSLADYYIRSGLFERARDVYEESVRSVTTVRDFSQVFDAYSQFQELMLSKMMEEMKVASSSTEKVDENSLELAFARFDDLIERRPLLLNSVLLRQNPHNVPEWLKRVSLYEGKPKEIVKTYTEAVKTVDPKQAVGKLYLLWNNFAKFYEEKKQLSDARIIFEKATQVAFLKVEDLAHVWTEWVEMELRNDKYNEALGLVRKAVSPPKRRVSYHDTSETVQARLHKSLKVWSLYADLEESFGSFQSTKAVYDRILDLKIATPQIVINYGLFLKEHNYFEEAFKAYEKGIALFKWPNVYDIWNTYLTEFLERYGGKKLERTRDLFEQCLESCPQDYAKNIYILYAKLEEQHGMARHAMAVYDRAIQSVTKKERFSLYNIYLKKASEIYGVTRTRQIYEKAIEVLEDKEAREMCVRFAELETKLGEVDRARVIFSHCSQMCDPRTSTEFWSKWKDFEVKHGNEDTLREMLRIKRSVQHTYNTQVNMMSAQMTAVNTLSDSKDEMKILEKKVMGESNVSAHEILSAPKTSSIAFIRGETQSDSLEKGLESTNPDEIDIDEEDEEEEGNMGDKVSIGKVEEQVIPSEVFGGLNNERDTD from the exons ATGGCCGTGGTACTCGAAGAAGAGGATCTTCCATTTGAAGAAGACATTCTCCGCAATCCTTCTTCAATACGCCCCTGGCTCCGTTATATTGAGCATAAAAAGTCTACGTCCCGTGTGAATTTAATATTCGAACGCGCTCTAAAGGAACTTCCTGGAAGTTACAAACTTTGGTATGCGTATCTCACGCTTCGACAAAAGCATACCATTAAAAGAGTCCCCACGGATCCCCAGTATGAAGTGCTTAATAATGCGTATGAGCGGGCACTTGTCTTTATGCACAAAATGCCTCGGATTTGGATTCAATATGCGgaattcttatataaatatcaacGAAAAGTCACGAGGACTCGACGCGTTTTAGATCGAGCT CTTAGAGCTCTTCCAGTCACACAACATGATCGTATTTGGCCAATATACACTGCGTTTATAGAATCCCATGGTGAAGCATTAAAGGAAACTGGTATTCGTGTGTATCGCCGTTACATGCAACTCAGCCCCGAAGGAGCCGTTGAAGATTTTATTGATTACCTTATACGTGTTAAAAAATTGGATGATGCATCTGTTTTACTCACAAGATTAGTGAATGGTAATGACAGAGCCTTTTCTGAATTTGTTTCTAAGCGAGGGAAATCAAATTACGCTCTGTGGAATGATCTATGCAAATTAATATCAGAAAATCCCAGCGAAATTAAGTCGTTAAATGTAGATGCTATTATACGTAGTGGCCTCAGACGCTACACGGATCAAGTAGGACATTTGTGGTGTTCCCTTGCAGATTATTATATTCGAAGTGGTTTATTTGAGCGTGCCAGAGATGTTTATGAAGAGTCCGTGAGGAGTGTCACTACTGTAAGGGACTTTTCTCAAGTATTTGACGCATACTCTCAATTTCAAGAGTTAATGCTCTCAAAAATGATGGAGGAAATGAAGGTCGCTTCATCATCTACTGAAAAAGTAGATGAAAACTCTCTCGAGCTTGCATTTGCTCGTTTTGACGATTTGATCGAAAGGCGTCCCTTGCTATTAAACTCTGTTTTATTGCGACAAAATCCTCACAACGTTCCAGAATGGTTGAAAAGGGTTTCGTTGTATGAGGGAAAGCCCAAAGAGATCGTGAAAACATATACTGAGGCTGTTAAAACAGTAGATCCAAAGCAAGCAGTGGGAAAGCTCTATCTTCTTTGGAACaattttgccaaattttatgaagaaaaaaaacagttatctgatgctagaattatttttgaaaaggcaACACAAGTTGCTTTTCTAAAAGTGGAAGACTTGGCTCATGTGTGGACCGAGTGGGTAGAAATGGAGCTTAGAAATGACAAATATAATGAAGCTCTGGGTCTCGTACGCAAAGCTGTAAGTCCTCCTAAAAGAAGAGTTTCTTACCACGATACATCCGAAACAGTACAAGCTCGGTTACACAAGTCCCTCAAAGTATGGTCACTTTATGCAGATTTAGAAGAGAGTTTTGGATCATTCCAATCCACAAAAGCTGTTTACGATCGAATACTTGATCTAAAGATTGCAACTCCCCAAATCGTTATTAATTATGGACTTTTCCTCAAAGAGCATAATTATTTCGAGGAAGCATTTAAAGCATATGAGAAAGGTATTGCACTCTTCAAATGGCCAAATGTGTATGACATATGGAATACATATCTCACCGAGTTTTTGGAGCGctatggaggaaaaaaattagaacgaACTCGGGATTTGTTTGAGCAGTGCCTAGAAAGTTGCCCTCAAGATTATGctaaaaatatctacattttataCGCCAAACTAGAAGAACAACATGGCATGGCACGACATGCCATGGCTGTTTATGACAGAGCCATTCAATCcgttacaaaaaaagaaagattctCACTGTATAACATTTATCTCAAGAAGGCCTCAGAGATTTATGGTGTTACACGAACAAGACAAATTTACGAAAAGGCAATTGAAGTACTTGAGGATAAAGAAGCTCGTGAAATGTGTGTTCGGTTTGCTGAGCTCGAAACTAAACTTGGCGAAGTTGATAGAGCTCGTGTCATTTTCAGCCATTGCTCACAAATGTGCGATCCAAGAACCTCAACTGAGTTTTGGAGTAAATGGAAGGACTTCGAGGTTAAACATGGTAATGAGGACACACTTAGAGAGATGCTACGAATCAAGAGATCTGTACAACATACGTACAATACACAAGTAAATATGATGTCTGCTCAGATGACAGCCGTTAACACTTTATCAGACTCCAAAGATGAGATGAAGattttagaaaagaaagtaATGGGAGAGAGTAATGTCTCAGCACATGAAATCCTTTCTGCACCGAAAACATCGAGCATTGCATTTATTCGTGGTGAGACTCAATCAGATTCCCTTGAAAAAGGACTTGAAAGCACAAATCCGGATGAAATTGATATCGATGAGGAGGATGAGGAAGAAGAGGGAAACATGGGTGATAAAGTAAGCATAGGCAAGGTTGAAGAACAAGTTATTCCGTCTGAAGTATTTGGaggattaaataatgaaagagACACTGATTGA
- the Sin1 gene encoding target of rapamycin complex 2 subunit MAPKAP1 codes for MALYDNKLFVLSHIRHSYILSDDTGNASNVLGPGDVDYSFLGSSCNGEENEECRSFDIRSGMSHRLRSNTEIKFEKFKRERRNAPQKTKIISWFDPEDPIDPSVAEQLFILKESYRQSPNASLLTKRISSIPERPHNLFTLYANFDATTSSSGNKTVKVTVFIPQSDNPQLPFTLVILPSTKIHEIIGLVCYKYSQENRNPPLKQRVDSYGLFWADDRGRVEPDFPAFERRDPISKFGFTTFGLIDIGIHPDNNEEDNSVVVFLPDGTFIELELPTKEIAMNELIEKSFSRRKFKTNPRVSYQYNIERKDTPGMPIDPNTILSSISTNEFYIVRLNSKRRSPENRNNSGGSNHERSKNQSGGGTTADVDIYQLFQDVTIYTTKIKIKVLVDIGISDEKIEIYPKRQGGSVKFWAKQKSASYKMEHIVACDILEKKTSGIWSFNFVFISDNGYDKREFECPGNVASRIHTKISQLLSLHSSPALKDYLDYQEKKLQRRQSWHFNIK; via the exons ATGGCGCTCTATGATAATAAACTCTTTGTCCTGAGTCATATCCGCCACTCTTATATCCTGAGTGATGACACTGGCAATGCTTCCAATGTCCTGGGTCCTGGAGACGTAGACTACTCCTTCTTGGGATCTTCTTGTAACGGGGAGGAAAATGAAGAGTGCCGATCCTTCGATATACGCTCTGGGATGTCGCATCGCTTAAGGTCAAACACGGAAATCAAGTTTGAGAAGTTTAAGCGTGAACGGCGAAATGCGCCTCAAAAAACGAAGATCATCTCTTGGTTTGATCCAGAGGATCCCATTGATCCTTCAGTTGCAGAGCAGCTCTTTATTCTCAAGGAATCCTACCGTCAATCACCAAATGCCTCTCTTCTAACTAAAAGAATTTCTTCTATTCCCGAGAGACCGCACAACCTTTTCACACTCTATGCTAATTTTGATGCGACAACCTCCTCATCTGGAAATAAAACTGTTAAAGTGACTGTTTTTATTCCGCAATCAGATAATCCGCAGCTTCCTTTTACTCTTGTTATATTGCCTTCTACGAAAATCCATGAAATCATCGGACttgtttgttataaatatagtCAAGAAAATAGGAATCCCCCACTCAAACAGAGAGTCGATTCCTATGGTTTATTTTGGG CGGATGATCGAGGCAGAGTTGAACCTGATTTTCCAGCATTTGAAAGACGTGATCCCATAAGTAAATTTGGATTTACAACTTTCGGTCTAATTGACATCGGCATCCATCCTGATAATAATGAAGAGGATAATAGTGTTGTAGTGTTTCTACCTGATGGAACTTTTATTGAACTTGAGCTTCCTACCAAGGAAATTGCAATGAATGAGCttatagaaaaaagttttagcCGTCGAAAATTTAAAACGAATCCTCGAGTATCCtatcaatataatatagaaaGAAAGGATACTCCTGGTATGCCCATCGAtcctaatactattttaagttcaatatccacaaatgaattttatatcGTTCGACTCAATTCTAAACGACGATCACCAGAAAATCGTAATAATAGTGGAGGGAGTAATCATGAGAGGAGTAAAAATCAATCTGGTGGGGGAACTACGGCAGATGTGGATATCTATCAACTCTTTCAAGATGTTACCATttatactacaaaaataaaaataaaagtacttgtTGATATTGGGATCTCAGATGAAAAGATTGAAATCTATCCTAAGAGACAAGGGGGCTCAGTGAAATTTTGGGCTAAACAAAAATCAGCTTCCTATAAAATGGAACATATAGTGGCTTGTGATATACTTGAGAAAAAGACATCGGGTATTTGGTccttcaattttgtttttatttcagatAATGGCTACGATAAACGTGAGTTTGAATGTCCTGGAAATGTAGCCTCAAGGATTCATACGAAAATCAGTCAACTCTTGTCTTTGCATTCAAGTCCTGCTTTAAAGGATTATCTTGACTACCaagaaaaaaagttacagaGACGTCAGAGTTggcattttaatattaaataa